A genomic region of uncultured Roseibium sp. contains the following coding sequences:
- a CDS encoding 50S ribosomal protein L11 methyltransferase encodes MKTIRVRIVAEELEAKRISEILALAFEDEGNPVTIYEASEDGKFWSAEILLFDMEAEAARKLVLDRVGSDAFAAPVEAEELADINWVEKSLEGLKPVRAGRFLVHGSHDRNKVPPGAIGLEIEAALAFGTGHHGTTAGCLEEIDRLLSLREYERILDLGTGTGVLAIAAALKARQTVLATDIDPVATGTALGNARLNGAGHLVSGFTANGVEDRRFGEYGPFDLVIANILARPLMRMSKSIGAQMTRSGTLVLSGLRIEDGPRILSAYRCQGFVLDRRRPKDGWLTLTLVRGRNQA; translated from the coding sequence ATGAAAACCATCCGCGTTCGGATCGTGGCTGAAGAACTGGAAGCGAAACGGATTTCGGAGATCCTCGCGCTGGCCTTCGAAGACGAAGGCAACCCGGTCACGATTTATGAGGCTTCCGAGGACGGCAAGTTCTGGTCGGCCGAAATCCTTCTGTTCGACATGGAAGCTGAGGCGGCCCGGAAACTGGTTCTCGACCGGGTCGGCAGCGATGCGTTCGCGGCACCGGTCGAGGCAGAGGAACTGGCGGATATCAACTGGGTGGAAAAAAGCCTTGAAGGCCTGAAGCCCGTGCGCGCGGGACGGTTTCTCGTGCACGGAAGTCATGACCGGAACAAGGTGCCGCCGGGCGCGATCGGCCTTGAAATCGAGGCGGCGCTCGCCTTCGGGACAGGACATCACGGCACAACGGCCGGATGTCTGGAGGAAATCGACCGGCTGCTCTCGCTACGCGAATACGAGCGCATTCTGGATCTCGGCACGGGGACGGGGGTCCTGGCAATCGCCGCTGCGCTCAAGGCCAGACAGACCGTTCTGGCCACCGATATCGACCCGGTCGCGACCGGAACCGCCTTGGGCAATGCCAGATTGAATGGCGCAGGTCATCTGGTGTCCGGCTTCACGGCAAACGGGGTTGAGGACCGGCGTTTTGGCGAATACGGCCCGTTTGACCTCGTGATTGCCAACATCCTGGCGCGGCCACTCATGCGCATGTCAAAATCCATCGGCGCGCAGATGACCCGGTCGGGGACGCTGGTCCTGTCCGGCCTGCGGATTGAAGACGGTCCGCGCATCCTGTCCGCGTATAGGTGCCAGGGATTCGTTCTGGATCGCAGGCGCCCGAAAGACGGCTGGCTGACGCTGACCCTTGTGCGCGGGCGCAATCAGGCCTGA